A window of the Planococcus citri chromosome 4, ihPlaCitr1.1, whole genome shotgun sequence genome harbors these coding sequences:
- the LOC135844518 gene encoding uncharacterized protein LOC135844518, with amino-acid sequence MSSNYAFNVFFILLGSLFVQSLADMCMVNNDRINCPGPKDQLNYTHCCMHENSTETFCCLNRNHHHEHYDRLVMLVSITVISSCLAISFLIIICCFWSRCPLFYSCRVNYAQRGIIAYSKEEEALNQPPDENDYCHQYTPVNVKICKVNDI; translated from the exons ATGAGTTCCAATTACGCATTCAACGTTTTTTTCATACTACTTGGTTCATTATTCGTTCAAAGCCTCG CTGACATGTGTATGGTAAACAATGATCGTATAAACTGTCCGGGGCCAAAAGATCAACTCAATTATACGCATTGCTGTATGCATGAGAACTCGACTGAAACATTTTGTTGTTTGAACCGAAACCATCACCACGAGCATTACGATCG ATTAGTGATGCTAGTCAGTATTACTGTAATTTCATCCTGCCTCgcaatatcatttttaattataatatGTTGCTTCTGGTCACGCTGCCCATTATTTTATTCTTGTCGGGTAAATTACGCTCAACGAGGAATCATCGCTTATT CTAAAGAAGAAGAAGCGCTGAATCAACCACCTGACGAAAACGATTACTGCCATCAGTACACGCCCGTTAATGTGAAAATTTGCAAAGTCAACGATATTTGA
- the LOC135844519 gene encoding pro-neuropeptide Y-like yields the protein MDNNMKIIVATIVTLYFMLMVSANCAEPEMLLTDIFSSEDKDRPFESPNELRSHLNNLSHFYAVVGRPRFGKRTQSRDSVYVKTLQDYLLQKYRDRLPVLTNSENSDYAY from the exons ATGG ataatAACATGAAAATAATAGTCGCCACGATTGTAACTTTATACTTTATGCTAATGGTATCAGCAAATTGCGCAGAACCAGAAATGTTACTCACAGATATTTTTTCCTCAGAAGATAAAGATAGACCATTCGAATCACCAAATGAGTTACGATCTCATTTAAacaatttgagccatttttatGCAGTCGTAGGAAGACCTAG GTTTGGAAAAAGAACTCAAAGCAGAGATTCGGTGTACGTAAAAACTTTACAGGATTATTTACTGCAGAAATATCGTGATCGGTTACCGGTTTTAACGAATTCTGAAAACTCTGATTAtgcttattaa